In a genomic window of Flavobacterium crassostreae:
- a CDS encoding MlaD family protein: MEKTTIKTWKLGMFVLLSLTVFLVTVYFIGKSQNLFGKTFHLQAKFKNVSGLEIGNNVQLSGINIGTIKEIEFVSDSIVIVNMIIRSEVQQYIKTDAFATIGSDGLMGDKVLMIAAGSMSQVKVEDYALIASRKSVDMEDLMSGLKKSIDNAEIITKELSEFSYKINNGKGALSKLVTDEVFAKSIDRTLQNLEIGTDEFVVFTTKLNDKNGTLSKLMTDPAYANSIKKTLSGFEKSAADITVFTAKLKNDKGIVSKLLSDEKMANALDSILINTQTATEKLNEIEEAAKHNFLLRGYFRRQEKAKQKREDR; this comes from the coding sequence ATGGAAAAAACAACAATTAAAACATGGAAATTAGGAATGTTCGTCCTGCTATCGCTTACAGTATTTCTGGTAACGGTATATTTTATTGGCAAAAGCCAGAATCTTTTTGGAAAAACCTTTCACTTGCAGGCAAAATTCAAGAATGTAAGCGGTCTTGAAATTGGTAATAACGTACAACTTTCAGGCATCAACATTGGCACGATAAAAGAAATTGAATTCGTGTCTGATTCTATTGTAATTGTCAATATGATTATTCGTTCAGAAGTACAACAGTATATAAAAACAGATGCTTTTGCGACCATTGGTTCTGACGGGCTGATGGGCGACAAAGTACTGATGATTGCTGCCGGAAGCATGTCACAAGTAAAGGTAGAAGATTACGCATTAATTGCCTCTAGAAAATCTGTTGACATGGAGGACTTAATGAGCGGACTCAAAAAAAGTATCGATAATGCCGAGATTATTACCAAAGAGCTATCAGAATTTAGTTATAAAATTAACAACGGAAAAGGCGCTTTATCAAAATTAGTAACCGATGAAGTATTTGCTAAAAGTATAGACCGAACCTTACAAAATCTCGAAATAGGAACTGATGAATTTGTAGTTTTTACGACGAAGCTAAACGATAAAAACGGCACGCTATCTAAACTGATGACTGACCCGGCTTATGCCAATAGCATCAAAAAAACCTTGTCGGGATTTGAAAAAAGTGCTGCCGATATAACTGTTTTTACGGCAAAGCTTAAGAATGATAAAGGGATTGTGTCCAAATTGCTTTCGGATGAAAAAATGGCCAATGCTTTAGACTCAATACTAATAAACACGCAAACAGCTACAGAAAAATTAAATGAGATTGAGGAGGCAGCAAAGCATAACTTTCTTTTAAGAGGCTATTTTAGAAGACAAGAAAAAGCTAAACAAAAAAGAGAAGATCGATAA
- a CDS encoding MlaE family ABC transporter permease — MIAFIKEQFNQAGKFSLFVGRFFRELLVAPFQFNEFIRQCYTIGHKSLPLVGITGFIMGLVLTIQSRPTMTNFGAESWLPSMVSLSLIREIAPVITALICAGKIASGIGAELGSMKVTSQLDAMEVSAINPYKYLVVTRILATTLMVPLLVIIADLVGIYGGYIGYNVHGKIGLLRYFSEVIEHLDFLDLLPATIKTFFFGFFIGVIGCYKGFNASGGTASVGQAANSAVVTASLSIFILDMVAVQITDLFF; from the coding sequence ATGATAGCTTTTATAAAAGAGCAATTTAATCAGGCTGGAAAATTCTCCTTATTTGTGGGAAGATTTTTTAGAGAACTACTTGTTGCTCCTTTTCAATTCAATGAATTTATTAGGCAATGTTATACCATTGGACACAAATCACTACCCCTTGTTGGTATTACTGGATTTATTATGGGGTTAGTGCTTACTATACAGTCCAGACCAACAATGACAAATTTTGGTGCAGAATCGTGGTTGCCTAGCATGGTGTCGCTTTCACTGATCAGAGAAATTGCACCTGTAATTACAGCATTAATTTGTGCTGGAAAAATTGCGTCGGGCATTGGTGCTGAACTAGGTTCTATGAAAGTAACCTCACAGTTGGATGCAATGGAAGTATCGGCTATAAACCCATATAAATATCTTGTGGTTACCCGAATTTTAGCCACAACTTTAATGGTTCCATTATTAGTAATTATTGCTGATTTAGTTGGGATTTATGGGGGTTATATTGGATATAATGTGCATGGTAAGATTGGCTTATTGCGTTATTTCTCAGAAGTTATCGAGCATCTTGATTTTCTGGATCTTTTACCAGCAACCATAAAAACGTTTTTTTTTGGTTTTTTTATAGGTGTTATAGGTTGTTACAAAGGATTTAATGCTTCAGGCGGAACCGCAAGTGTGGGTCAAGCCGCTAATTCTGCGGTAGTAACTGCTTCACTTTCAATTTTTATTTTGGATATGGTAGCAGTTCAAATAACCGATTTATTTTTCTGA
- a CDS encoding nitroreductase family protein, which produces MNLLENLNWRHAVKAYKANKKVSQENIDKIVEAARLAPSSSGLQPFQLVVIENQEIKEKLALTALNPDCMRNCSHVIIFAAWDRYTAERIDKVYDHTTEVRGLPKGRFESYTDQLKASYLKQPAEENFAHTARQSYIALGLALAQAAELRIDSTPVEGFDNAVTDEILGLQSHGLKSVSLMYVGYADTANDWIAPMKKVRTPKKEFLIEFK; this is translated from the coding sequence ATGAATTTACTAGAAAATTTAAATTGGAGACATGCCGTAAAAGCCTATAAAGCCAACAAAAAAGTATCCCAAGAAAACATCGATAAAATTGTAGAAGCCGCACGTTTGGCCCCGAGTTCGTCTGGTTTGCAACCGTTTCAATTGGTAGTGATCGAGAACCAAGAAATCAAAGAAAAATTAGCGTTAACCGCCTTGAATCCGGATTGCATGCGCAATTGTTCCCATGTAATTATATTTGCCGCTTGGGATCGCTACACTGCTGAACGAATTGATAAGGTCTACGATCACACCACAGAAGTAAGAGGCTTACCCAAAGGAAGGTTCGAAAGTTACACAGACCAACTCAAAGCCAGCTATCTCAAACAACCTGCCGAAGAAAATTTTGCGCACACGGCCAGACAATCCTATATTGCCCTAGGTTTGGCGTTGGCGCAAGCAGCCGAACTTAGAATAGACAGCACCCCCGTAGAAGGTTTTGACAATGCCGTTACGGACGAAATATTAGGCTTACAAAGTCATGGTTTAAAGAGTGTTTCACTCATGTATGTAGGCTATGCCGACACAGCCAACGACTGGATTGCACCCATGAAAAAAGTGAGAACTCCAAAAAAAGAATTTCTAATTGAATTTAAATAA
- a CDS encoding SHOCT domain-containing protein, translating into MMNYNNYSFVGMHLVWWFVWMVLLFWIFAIPYNIPGQKAKKDTPLDILKKRYASGQISIEEYQEIKKTLEFK; encoded by the coding sequence ATGATGAATTATAACAATTACAGTTTTGTAGGGATGCACCTAGTATGGTGGTTTGTTTGGATGGTATTACTATTTTGGATTTTTGCGATCCCATATAATATTCCAGGACAAAAGGCAAAAAAAGATACCCCACTTGATATCCTAAAAAAGCGATATGCTTCTGGGCAAATTAGTATTGAAGAATATCAGGAAATAAAAAAAACACTTGAATTTAAATAA
- a CDS encoding cation-translocating P-type ATPase, giving the protein MSLNKFKIKGLTDAQVIEAREKYGQNKVFYKKTNQFLKGLFIIVTEPMTILLFVASTIYFVSGKTSDGIFLASAIILIAVISSYQKARSRNALDKLKDFTKPKCKVIRNGVVIKIKTEKLVLGDSLLVEEGDAIAADGIIVHSNDFSVNESILTGESMAVTKDKSKKENTIFQGTMVASGLAIATISAIGCATSLGKIGASLQEIKEEKTPLELQINNFVKKMTIAGALVFFIVWAINYFNSRLLFDSLLKALTLAMSVLPEEIPIAFATFMALGAWRMMENGIIVKQMKTVETLGSATVICVDKTGTITENKMSLAKIFTLKSQKTTHIGNDLSADEKQLISISMWASEPVPFDPMEIALHDVYATEIEKDQRSQFKMVHEYPLSGKPPMMTHIFENKAGERIIAAKGGSEAILAISNISAKEKAAIEAAIQSLSTEGYRILAVGKALFKGDNFPEKQQEFLFEFIGLLAFYDPPKKNIKSVLQEFYKAGIKVKIITGDNAETTASIAKQIRFIGYEKCISGDALLQLSDEELQKQVGEIHLFTRMYPEAKLKIINALKANQEIVAMTGDGVNDGPALKAAHIGIAMGKKGTEIAKQAASLILINDDLAKMVAAVAAGRKIYANLKKAIQFIISIHIPIIFTVFIPLALGWIYPNIFSPIHIIFLELIMGPTCSIVYENEPIEKNAMSLKPRPFTNTFFSWKELSTSIIQGIVITIGTLFIYQFSVYQGFNEQVTRTMVFLVLVTANIFLTLINRSFYYSIFTTLQYKNNLVFLITGITIFITALLLTVQPLLDFCLFTKLNLQQVGLAIGAGIVSVLWYELVKIWKRNFKRA; this is encoded by the coding sequence ATGTCCCTCAATAAATTTAAAATTAAAGGTCTAACAGATGCCCAAGTAATTGAAGCCAGGGAAAAATACGGACAGAATAAAGTTTTTTACAAAAAGACCAATCAATTTTTAAAAGGTTTATTTATAATTGTCACAGAACCCATGACAATTTTATTATTTGTTGCTTCAACCATTTATTTTGTTAGTGGAAAAACCTCTGACGGAATTTTTTTAGCTTCAGCAATTATTTTGATAGCAGTAATTTCATCATATCAAAAAGCGAGAAGTCGCAATGCATTAGATAAATTAAAAGATTTTACAAAGCCCAAATGCAAAGTCATTCGAAATGGAGTTGTAATCAAAATTAAAACAGAAAAATTAGTACTAGGCGACAGTTTATTGGTAGAAGAAGGCGATGCAATTGCAGCGGACGGAATCATTGTACATTCGAATGATTTTTCGGTAAACGAATCCATTCTCACCGGAGAATCAATGGCTGTTACCAAAGACAAATCTAAAAAAGAAAACACTATTTTTCAAGGAACTATGGTTGCTAGCGGATTAGCCATTGCAACCATTTCGGCTATTGGTTGTGCAACTAGTTTGGGTAAAATTGGTGCTAGTCTTCAAGAAATTAAAGAAGAAAAAACTCCATTAGAATTACAGATTAACAATTTTGTTAAAAAGATGACTATTGCGGGAGCTTTGGTCTTTTTTATTGTTTGGGCAATAAACTATTTTAATTCCCGTCTATTGTTTGATAGTTTGCTAAAAGCATTAACGCTCGCTATGAGTGTTTTGCCCGAAGAAATTCCGATTGCCTTTGCCACCTTTATGGCACTTGGTGCTTGGCGTATGATGGAAAATGGAATCATTGTCAAGCAAATGAAAACGGTCGAAACCTTAGGAAGCGCAACCGTAATTTGTGTGGATAAAACAGGAACAATTACCGAAAATAAAATGAGTTTGGCCAAAATATTTACGCTAAAATCTCAAAAAACAACCCATATCGGAAATGATTTGTCAGCCGATGAAAAGCAATTAATTTCAATCTCCATGTGGGCGAGTGAGCCTGTTCCGTTTGATCCTATGGAAATAGCATTGCATGACGTATATGCAACTGAAATTGAAAAAGATCAACGTTCTCAATTTAAAATGGTGCATGAATATCCATTGTCAGGCAAACCGCCTATGATGACCCACATTTTTGAAAATAAAGCTGGAGAACGTATTATTGCCGCCAAAGGAGGTTCTGAAGCTATACTGGCAATTTCAAACATTTCTGCAAAAGAAAAAGCAGCAATTGAAGCAGCAATACAATCATTATCAACAGAAGGTTACCGTATTTTGGCTGTTGGAAAGGCATTATTTAAAGGAGATAATTTTCCTGAAAAGCAACAAGAATTTTTATTTGAATTTATAGGACTATTGGCCTTTTATGATCCACCGAAAAAGAATATTAAATCGGTTTTACAAGAGTTTTACAAAGCAGGAATAAAAGTAAAAATAATCACAGGAGACAACGCTGAAACCACTGCTTCAATAGCCAAACAAATCAGATTTATTGGTTATGAAAAATGTATCTCTGGAGATGCATTACTGCAGTTGTCCGACGAGGAACTTCAGAAACAAGTGGGAGAAATCCATTTATTCACCCGAATGTATCCCGAAGCAAAACTTAAAATCATCAATGCCTTAAAAGCGAATCAAGAAATTGTGGCCATGACTGGCGATGGCGTCAATGATGGTCCAGCACTCAAAGCAGCACACATAGGCATAGCCATGGGCAAAAAAGGAACAGAAATTGCCAAACAAGCTGCCTCATTAATTTTAATAAATGATGATTTGGCCAAGATGGTTGCTGCGGTTGCTGCTGGTCGAAAAATTTATGCCAACCTAAAAAAGGCCATACAATTCATCATTTCTATTCATATTCCGATCATCTTTACCGTATTTATACCATTGGCTTTAGGCTGGATTTATCCTAACATTTTTTCACCGATACATATTATATTTTTAGAACTAATTATGGGGCCTACTTGTTCTATCGTGTACGAAAATGAACCGATAGAGAAGAATGCAATGTCATTAAAACCAAGACCTTTTACAAATACCTTCTTCAGTTGGAAAGAACTCTCCACCAGTATTATTCAAGGAATAGTGATCACAATAGGGACATTATTTATTTATCAGTTTTCGGTGTATCAAGGTTTTAATGAACAAGTAACACGAACTATGGTTTTCTTGGTTTTAGTGACTGCCAATATTTTTCTAACCTTGATCAATCGTTCGTTCTATTATTCCATTTTTACTACTTTGCAGTACAAAAATAATTTAGTGTTCCTCATTACAGGTATTACCATTTTCATTACTGCACTATTGCTAACCGTGCAACCATTACTTGATTTTTGCTTATTCACAAAACTAAATTTGCAGCAAGTAGGCCTCGCTATCGGAGCAGGAATTGTTTCGGTACTTTGGTATGAACTGGTTAAAATTTGGAAGCGAAATTTTAAAAGGGCTTAG
- a CDS encoding ABC transporter ATP-binding protein codes for MQEQVLINIENLSKSFGKNKVLRGINLTVNKGDNLVILGRSGSGKSVTIKCLVGLLKVDKGKIEVFGTDVTELNYKELNKIRLRIGFLFQNGALYDSMSVRDNLAFTLKHHTKDLSKEEVEKQIYEALENVGLEDAIDKMPSELSGGMVKRIALARTLIIKPEIILYDEPTAGLDTITGKEISELILSIQEKYKTTSIVITHDIICAKMTANRIRILKDGLIHVEGSFEELKNSSDDWVRSFFEYE; via the coding sequence ATGCAAGAACAAGTGCTCATAAATATCGAAAATCTTTCTAAATCCTTCGGGAAAAATAAAGTATTGAGAGGTATTAATCTAACGGTAAATAAAGGCGATAATTTGGTCATTCTAGGTCGTTCTGGCTCTGGTAAATCCGTAACCATTAAATGTTTGGTAGGATTGCTGAAGGTCGATAAAGGAAAGATAGAGGTATTTGGTACCGATGTTACAGAATTAAACTACAAAGAGCTCAATAAAATTCGCTTGAGAATTGGTTTTTTATTTCAAAATGGAGCCTTGTACGATTCGATGTCGGTACGAGATAATTTGGCTTTTACTTTAAAACATCATACGAAGGATTTATCAAAAGAAGAGGTTGAAAAACAGATTTACGAAGCATTAGAAAATGTTGGTTTAGAAGACGCTATAGATAAAATGCCTTCGGAATTATCAGGCGGTATGGTAAAACGTATTGCTCTGGCAAGAACCTTAATCATTAAACCAGAAATTATTCTGTATGATGAACCAACGGCAGGATTGGATACCATCACTGGCAAAGAAATTAGTGAGTTAATACTATCGATTCAAGAAAAATACAAAACCACTTCAATAGTTATAACACATGACATTATTTGTGCAAAAATGACAGCCAACAGAATTAGGATTCTAAAAGATGGACTGATACACGTAGAAGGAAGTTTTGAAGAACTCAAAAATAGTTCAGATGATTGGGTACGTTCTTTTTTTGAATATGAATAA
- a CDS encoding F0F1 ATP synthase subunit gamma: MDTQESLRRKLSGAEDLKSVVRTMKAVAASNIGQYETAVRSLGDYYQTVSLGIVAYLGKEKSNPIIENNAPIANKDKVVCALVFGSDQGLVGRFNDSLAEFVSQSLQEIEGRKEIWAVGERVQLLLSDMGYDTAKTFSVPGSVNAITPLVEKILVQSEAIFNKNKTNEIYIFHNQPLSGAAYKPAMQRLLPLDEKWRQSYTAIKWPTKRIPQLIGGNESTLLALIHAYLFTSLFKGCAESLASENASRLAAMQRAEKNIGELLEELSLQFHSLRQSTIDEELFDVVSGFEVMKED, from the coding sequence ATGGATACACAGGAAAGTTTACGCAGAAAATTGAGTGGTGCCGAAGATCTTAAATCGGTGGTACGAACCATGAAAGCAGTAGCAGCTTCCAATATCGGGCAATACGAAACGGCAGTGCGTTCCCTTGGTGATTATTATCAAACGGTTTCGTTGGGCATCGTTGCGTATTTGGGAAAAGAAAAAAGCAATCCCATAATCGAAAATAACGCCCCCATCGCCAACAAAGACAAGGTTGTTTGTGCTCTAGTTTTTGGTTCAGACCAAGGGTTGGTGGGGCGGTTTAACGATTCTCTTGCCGAATTTGTATCCCAATCCCTTCAAGAAATCGAAGGCCGAAAAGAAATATGGGCCGTAGGCGAACGAGTGCAATTGTTGCTTTCGGATATGGGGTATGATACCGCAAAAACCTTTTCGGTTCCTGGATCTGTGAATGCCATAACCCCATTGGTAGAAAAAATTTTAGTGCAAAGTGAAGCGATTTTCAATAAAAACAAAACCAATGAGATTTACATCTTTCACAACCAACCCTTATCGGGCGCGGCCTACAAGCCTGCGATGCAACGCTTATTGCCTTTGGATGAAAAATGGCGACAATCCTATACAGCCATAAAATGGCCTACAAAACGAATTCCGCAACTTATCGGCGGGAATGAGTCTACCCTATTGGCGCTCATTCATGCCTATCTTTTCACCTCTTTATTCAAAGGCTGTGCCGAATCTTTGGCTAGCGAAAATGCCAGTCGTTTGGCTGCGATGCAACGTGCCGAAAAAAATATAGGCGAATTGCTAGAAGAACTCAGTCTACAATTCCACAGTTTGCGCCAAAGCACCATTGACGAAGAACTCTTTGATGTCGTTTCGGGTTTTGAAGTAATGAAAGAAGATTAA
- a CDS encoding HsdM family class I SAM-dependent methyltransferase — protein MDIQSNEYISGLSQLEMLNADGKYFGLIHTSDFENSSINYYQRLSLEKAKKIGADAVYFRNFPNQNRPSKPQLYIFDFTTKEQDVVEIHKNVWSSTEVRLYLVITKTEIKFYNSSKPVEHTKSGNLQVSPFETLKIAGDAVKKYKEYSAKKFDNGSFWEQTKYDFGYSETAYEKLISELKKTRNLFLDKIKLDKTIASKLLVLGILVKYLEERVDIDENRNETRVFAADFFNQEKFGYATDFTETIRKGNQYTLNLFEYLSNHFNGKIFYLSDISKEQIKGKDLSPLADFLSGVLDENQFVFWRLYSFNYLPIELISSIYEMFLEADNSTGVAYTPSYLVSFMIDECMPINQPKENFKILDPACGSGIFLVSAYKRIIDWWRVSYHEKTGEWIQPGKDNLNELKKLLKESIYGIDIADEAVDLAIFSLSLTLCDILSPKVIWENLRFDNLSDNVVASDFFDWYPQNTDKKFDLVIGNPPFVEYGLKVPKINSLITGLGLVEQVPNNQSALLFTILGMNLLKKEKGLLSFILPSGPLLYNNSQKPINFRKWLFAEYNIPQIIDFTYLSNTLFKNKGNEKNVAVSAFFLENKVPDSDPVYHITVKKLKTAKERQYFEIDHYDFHKVAKSDALENPFVWKSNLLGGGRLVPFINRLTNFQSLKDFLDKRKEKGWIYGDGVIEGKKTDNQITQKDLEEKKYKSAEFLTNKRIFNPSDFDENGIHETYICERQYFQRSRNTKKEIFLKNHLLIKKNIGKNSIPCILLDYDMIFKNEVIGIHASIDQTEQLTNVYNRIKENSLYRFYILTTSARSGVSRSTKTTLQKDILGIPFPEDEREIELTKFDEILISDTLNYSLEFLGKDTNVKVLESTSEKELISFGEIFCEVLNLLFETESKRYVQKSIYQTESFICNIFEYGNEITFSKTLKTEDEIEKHIAQLVYNKIGTSYRINRVVKIYDGNLIYLIKPKELRYWLQSIALRDADETIVDLYNAGY, from the coding sequence ATGGATATACAATCAAATGAATATATTAGTGGATTATCTCAGCTAGAGATGCTCAATGCTGATGGAAAATATTTTGGATTAATCCATACATCTGATTTTGAAAATTCAAGTATAAACTATTATCAACGCTTGTCTCTTGAAAAAGCAAAAAAGATTGGAGCTGATGCTGTTTATTTTAGGAATTTTCCGAATCAAAATAGACCCTCAAAGCCACAACTTTATATCTTTGATTTTACCACAAAAGAACAAGATGTTGTAGAAATACATAAAAATGTTTGGAGTAGTACAGAAGTTCGTTTGTACCTTGTAATTACTAAAACTGAAATAAAATTTTATAATTCATCTAAACCTGTAGAGCACACTAAAAGTGGAAATTTACAAGTCTCTCCTTTTGAAACGCTAAAAATTGCAGGTGATGCTGTAAAAAAATATAAAGAATATTCAGCTAAGAAATTTGACAATGGTTCTTTTTGGGAACAAACCAAATATGATTTTGGTTATAGTGAAACCGCTTATGAAAAACTTATTTCTGAACTCAAAAAAACAAGAAATTTATTTCTGGATAAAATAAAATTAGATAAAACAATTGCGAGTAAACTTTTAGTTTTAGGGATTTTAGTTAAATACTTAGAAGAGAGAGTTGATATTGATGAAAACAGAAATGAAACAAGAGTTTTTGCTGCTGATTTTTTCAATCAAGAAAAATTTGGATACGCAACTGATTTTACAGAAACAATTCGTAAAGGTAATCAATATACGCTAAACCTATTTGAATACCTTAGCAATCATTTTAATGGTAAAATATTTTATTTATCAGATATTTCTAAAGAGCAGATAAAAGGCAAAGACTTATCTCCTTTAGCTGATTTTTTATCAGGAGTATTAGATGAAAATCAATTTGTTTTTTGGAGATTATATTCCTTTAATTATCTACCTATTGAGTTAATCAGTAGTATTTATGAAATGTTTTTAGAGGCTGATAATAGTACAGGAGTTGCTTATACACCTTCTTACTTGGTAAGCTTTATGATTGATGAGTGTATGCCTATCAATCAACCAAAAGAGAATTTTAAAATATTAGACCCAGCTTGTGGCTCTGGAATATTTTTAGTTTCAGCCTATAAGAGAATTATCGACTGGTGGAGAGTATCATATCATGAAAAAACAGGAGAATGGATTCAGCCAGGAAAAGACAACTTAAATGAACTGAAAAAACTTTTAAAGGAAAGTATTTATGGAATTGACATTGCTGATGAAGCAGTTGATTTAGCTATTTTTAGTTTGAGTTTAACCTTGTGTGATATTTTATCACCAAAGGTTATTTGGGAAAACCTTCGATTTGATAATTTAAGCGATAACGTAGTGGCCTCCGATTTTTTTGATTGGTATCCTCAAAATACAGACAAAAAATTTGATTTAGTTATAGGAAACCCTCCATTTGTAGAGTATGGACTAAAAGTACCTAAAATTAATAGTTTAATAACAGGGTTAGGTTTGGTAGAACAAGTGCCAAATAATCAAAGCGCCTTATTATTTACTATTCTTGGAATGAACCTTTTAAAAAAAGAGAAAGGATTACTATCTTTTATTTTACCCTCTGGACCTTTATTGTATAATAACTCTCAAAAGCCTATAAACTTTAGAAAGTGGTTGTTTGCTGAATATAACATTCCTCAAATAATTGATTTTACTTATTTGAGTAATACCCTTTTTAAAAATAAAGGAAACGAAAAAAATGTAGCAGTTTCGGCCTTTTTTCTAGAGAACAAAGTACCAGATAGCGATCCTGTTTATCACATTACAGTAAAAAAATTAAAAACTGCCAAAGAACGTCAGTACTTTGAAATTGACCACTATGATTTTCATAAAGTAGCTAAATCAGATGCTTTAGAAAATCCTTTTGTTTGGAAATCTAATTTACTTGGAGGCGGAAGATTAGTCCCTTTTATCAATAGACTAACTAATTTTCAAAGTTTAAAAGATTTTTTAGACAAGAGAAAGGAAAAAGGATGGATTTATGGTGATGGAGTTATTGAAGGAAAAAAAACAGACAATCAAATTACGCAAAAAGATTTAGAAGAAAAGAAATATAAATCTGCAGAATTCTTGACTAATAAAAGAATATTTAATCCATCAGATTTTGATGAGAATGGAATTCACGAAACATATATTTGTGAAAGGCAATATTTTCAAAGAAGCAGAAATACTAAAAAAGAAATATTTTTAAAAAATCATTTATTAATTAAAAAGAACATTGGAAAGAATTCTATTCCTTGTATTTTGCTTGATTATGATATGATTTTTAAAAATGAGGTTATTGGAATACACGCTTCTATCGATCAAACAGAACAATTAACTAATGTATATAATAGAATTAAAGAAAATTCGCTTTATAGATTTTATATTCTTACTACAAGTGCTAGAAGCGGAGTAAGCCGTTCAACCAAAACCACATTACAGAAAGATATTTTAGGTATCCCATTTCCAGAAGATGAGAGAGAAATTGAATTGACGAAATTTGATGAAATTTTGATAAGCGATACATTAAATTATAGTTTAGAGTTTTTAGGAAAAGATACCAATGTAAAAGTTTTAGAATCGACTTCTGAAAAGGAATTAATAAGTTTTGGAGAAATATTTTGTGAAGTTTTAAATTTATTATTTGAAACTGAATCAAAAAGATACGTTCAAAAAAGTATTTATCAAACGGAATCCTTTATTTGTAATATTTTTGAATATGGAAATGAAATTACTTTTTCTAAAACACTTAAAACGGAAGATGAAATTGAAAAGCATATCGCTCAATTGGTTTATAATAAGATAGGAACTAGTTACAGGATAAATAGAGTGGTAAAAATTTATGATGGAAATTTAATTTATTTGATTAAACCTAAAGAATTGAGATACTGGCTTCAGTCTATAGCTTTAAGAGACGCTGATGAAACTATTGTTGATCTTTATAATGCTGGATACTAA
- a CDS encoding BON domain-containing protein has translation MKSNEELMKNVLNAINWEPLLHAAEIGVMVKYGVVKLTGSVDTYAKKVEVEKAAKNVTGVKEVFEDIIVVCRTMDKRTDAEISTAIEKKFRLNWDIPTKKIKVIVKSSWVFLSGELEWEYQKEVATEAVKNLIGITGITNNITVVSSAEDTIF, from the coding sequence ATGAAAAGCAATGAAGAACTAATGAAAAATGTTTTAAATGCTATCAATTGGGAACCACTTTTGCACGCTGCCGAAATAGGGGTAATGGTAAAATATGGAGTCGTAAAACTAACAGGCTCAGTAGATACGTATGCAAAAAAAGTAGAAGTCGAGAAAGCTGCTAAAAATGTAACTGGTGTCAAAGAAGTATTTGAAGATATTATTGTGGTTTGTAGAACCATGGACAAAAGAACAGATGCTGAAATCAGTACTGCTATCGAAAAAAAATTCCGTTTGAATTGGGATATTCCTACAAAAAAAATTAAAGTGATCGTAAAGAGTAGCTGGGTATTTTTGAGTGGTGAACTGGAATGGGAATATCAGAAAGAGGTTGCTACAGAGGCAGTCAAAAACCTCATAGGAATTACAGGGATTACTAACAATATCACTGTTGTTAGCTCAGCAGAAGATACCATTTTTTAG
- a CDS encoding YgaP family membrane protein, whose translation MKKNMGSVDKAIRGLFAIVFIGLYLANVITGTVGIALLMLAGVFILTSFVSFCPLYYPFGFYSNKKIK comes from the coding sequence ATGAAAAAAAATATGGGATCAGTTGATAAAGCAATACGAGGCCTTTTTGCGATAGTTTTTATAGGATTGTATTTAGCAAATGTAATTACAGGAACAGTCGGGATAGCTCTTTTAATGCTTGCTGGGGTTTTTATTCTTACAAGTTTTGTGAGCTTTTGTCCATTGTATTATCCATTTGGATTCTATTCTAATAAAAAAATAAAATAG